A segment of the Cutaneotrichosporon cavernicola HIS019 DNA, chromosome: 6 genome:
ACAGCTCGTTCATAGACGGAATCTTGCGCGGCCAGTAGACGTCAGGATAACCCCTTTGCGTGGCGTACCCCTCCGTAGTATGGGCCGACCGTCCACTGGAGTCGGTATGTCGCGAGCTGGCATAGCCCTGCGAGTGGAAGGGGGGTGCAgtccgcggcggcggtacGATGGGTAGAGGGGAGCGGTGTACAATCGTCGGTTGTGACACGAGTTCTTTGGGAGGATCCGTCTTGACTCTCTTGGAGCGAGACTTGCGGGAAAAGAAGCGGGATGGAAAGGGGAGAAAGGAGGTCGACATGGTTGAGCGACCTCCTTGTAGCGAGAGCGAAGGGAGCGGtggtgtcgaggacaagacGTAAGTATGAAAGAGTGGGTTGGTTGGCAGTAGTGGTTAGTGGATGCAACATGCAACAACGTCGCCATGAATGACCtggagaggggggggggggggtgggggaacCCCGAGGGGAATGACCCAACAGGCTGATGACCCGTGCACTGAAcacatcctcatccccgaCTCCAGGAGAGTCGTCAGCCTCCAGGAGGCCAGGAGGCCTGCCAAGAGCCCTCGCAAGGTGGTCAGTGCGGAAACATGCGTTAGTGTTTTGGTGTTCAGAGCCGCTGAATGTATCTTAACTCGATGCCTCCAATTGTCTGTCAGGTTCATCCTCAGCCCTCACCGACTCACCTCCCTGCTCTTCTCCAGCTACACGCATGAGTTGCTTACTTTCCGATCAATGGTGGCGTACGCTTTGACTCCCGGTTGAGAGGCTTACTCTGTGGTTGCTTTACAGGTATGTGGCTTGTTATGGGCATTGTTGCATTGCAATTGCGCCGAGATGTGAGCACGGGCCTCGTGTAACCTTCCTCATTCCACCTTACCCCTTGTTCCCTCCACTTGTCATTTACTGTACCCACCCTCACTTGACAACTTTATTGGAGCATTCATCGCACAGTGTACTTGCCATGTCCACCTGACTCGATCACGTTAACCCTCAAGACGACACCATATGAGTACATGAAGCATACGATGGGCATCAAATGCCACCCTTGTTCCTCCCCGGGACCTATACCGGCTGTTACCAGGTCGGGGTGTCGGGCTGGGGCCTGCAAGCGATGACGCTGCGGATGGTCGGCAACCAGGAAGAGGATGCTTCGGATAAGGTTGACAACGACTTGGCAGTGATCCACACCCCCAAGTCGACCGATAATGGGGACAGCTAACAAGCAATGACGCAGTAGTGATAGGCACCAGCAACGAGGACTATATTTGACAACTGCGCATTGCGTGCAACTCGGcgatcgacgaggtggacgaggtggacAAGGCAAGGTGCACTGGTGGATTCCGCAAGTTGCACTGGTGGATTCCGCAAGTTTTCCGCAAGTTGCACTGGTGGACGCACTCCTAGGGCATACGTAGCTGTTGCTTGAATACCCAGGCACGCGACACGTCCATGTTAGACTCGCTCGTTACTGCCTGTGGTTAGCGTCGTTGTTCAAGATGTCGAGCGCAGGACCCGCTTGCCATTCACTGAGCCGCTAACAGTCTCAGTCCAGGGCTGGGTGAAGCTGCTATGACAGCTGTTCAAGTTACAAGTAGATCAGCATGCCAACGGCTTACGTCACATGGAGTCATTGAGAGGTCCGCTCCACCAGTCTACAGTATGTTAGGCCGAGCAGATGCTGGAATGCGTCATTCCACACGCCTGTTGGCCCAAGTCAGCTCCAAAGGGACTCCGACTGGTGGTCTACGCTTCGTCCGCCCCTTCCAACGGCAACAATCTCTCAGCCATGGATCAGCCTCAGCAAGGCAGGCCGCTCTGGTGAAGGAGCCATGGGCCCGAGATCATAAAAGCCGTGGTTATAGGCTTGGGGTCGCCTTGGTTCCTCAACCGACATACTCTATCACACCCGCTTCAATAGAACACGACTCACTCGACATACAATGGCGGGCCGCAAATCATTAAGGGATTCTATCAGCGGACCCACCTTTTCGACCGCCAACCAGCGCCGGAGGAGCAGCAACATCTCCAccgtgcgcgccgccgcgatTGGCGACCTggacctcgccaacgaAGGTGAGACGGGCTTTAAAGGCCTCATCCACAACCCCAGGTCGCTCGGACTCGCACTCTTCGCCTCTCTCGGTGGTGTGCTGTACGGCTATGTGAGTCTCCTAAGCTCGCATGGGACTTCTTTGGCAGGTCCCTCAGATCGATGCTGATTACCAGAACCAAGGTACGCGCGAACTCGGTCTTCAAGTTTTCAAACGACTGATTGTCAGGTGTATTTGGTCAAGTCCAGGTCATGGCCAACTTCAAGGCCCGCTACTCGTGGATTGTGAGTCGGAGTCTCACGGCGAGGGCGTTAACCCGTAGCTCGGAGACGATGTGACCAACAAGACCTTGAAAGGCTTTGTAACTGCCATTCTCGGTGAGCCGAGAGAGCCTCGCTCGCCCACTGACTCCAAGAGCTCGGTGCCTTCGTGGGGAGCCTAATGGGCGGTCCCCTCGCTGACATGTGAGTTGGGCCTGTTCGAACGCGCACCCAGACTTGCTCGTTGAACACTCCAAGCTATAATACCCTTGCTGATAATGCAGTTATTCGCGCAAGGTGTGTATTTTGAGTGGCGGGATGTGGACTCTAAAGTCGCCGAGGCTTGATCACCGATCTGAATTGGTACTAATACAACCCAGTACTCGATTTCGGGCTGGTGTATCGTCTTCATGCTTGGCACTTCGCTCCAGGTGGGGGCCAACTACCAAATTGCGTGCATCTACGGTGAGACGAATGCGGGGACAGTTGCAGGCGGTTGCTAACAAGCAGCTGGTCGCTGGTTTGCTGGCATGGCGGTCGGTGCCCTCTCGATGCTGGTCCCAATGTTCAACGCAGAGCTCGCACCTCCTGGTATTCGTGGGTCACTTGTCGCACTTCAGCAACTGGCGATCACATTTGGTATTGTGGGTCTAGGGTCAGAGTGCGCTACTGTATGCTGACCCTAAGATGATTTCGTACTGGATTGGCTACGGCACAGTATGTAACCTCGATGACCGCGGTTGGGATGAATCACTGACTCTTTGAACTTCATTGGCGGCACGTCTTACGACCCCACGACTGGAGTTGGCCAGTCGACGGCCGCTTGGTAAGTCTCGGAGATGGGAGCCCAACGCTGACCGCAGGCGTGTCCCCCTTGccctccagctcgtcccGGCTATCATCCTCTGCATCGGCGCCGTGTTCATCCCCTTCTCGCCTCGATGGCTCATGCTCAggggccgcgaggaggaatgCCTCGATACGTTGGCCAGGCTTCGTAAAAGGCCGCGTGATGACCCTCTGGTGCAGTACGAGTACCGCTCGCTCCAGGCCGAGCGACTcgttgagcgcgaggcggcaAAGGAGCGCTACGGCATCGACACTGTCAACTTCCGAGTTTCGCTCCTCGAATACAAACGTCTCCTTACAACCAAGTCCCTGCTCCaccgcctcttcctcggtgCCACTGCCCAGGCGCTCCAGCAGTGGACTGGCATCAACGCCATCATCTATTATGCCCCTACCATCTTTGCGCAACTTGGCCTAACGGGTAACACTATCGGGTTGCTCGCCACTGGTcttgtcggcgtcgtcaacTTTATCTTTACGTTCCCAGCTGTCATGTTCGTCGACTCGATTGGCCGTAAGCCAATGCTCATCTGGGGTGAGATCAACATGGCCATATCGCATGCCGTCATCGCAGCCATTGTTGCATCCTTTGGTCCCAGCTTTAGCAACAAAAAAGCGGGAAACGCAGCCGTCTTCATGATCTTCTGGTATATTATCAACTTTGCTGTCACCTGGGGTCCACTCGCGTGGGTTGTGTCGGCAGAGGGTGAGTTTCGTTCTGCCGGAAATCGCTGATTTTCGAGTCTTCCCCCTCGACATGCGCGCCAAGGGCATGTCTTTCTCTTCGGGGACCAACTGGATCATGAACTTTACGGTGGCAATGGTGACGCCTGTGTGAGTATCCGACAACGAAAACTGCGGCACGCTGTCCGCGTGGCGTTTATCTGAAAACGATCGTTGCACCACCCAGACTGACGACAGGATGATCGAGAACATCGGCTACAAGACGTATATTGTCTTCATGTGCTTCTGCATCGTCGGTCTCCTCTACgccatcttcctcctccctgAACTTAAAGGCCTGACTCTCGAGGAAGTGGACCACATCTTGTAAGATTTATCACTATCAATCTGCCACAACTTGCTGACACGCAGCCACGACACGTCTGGTGCCGAGGACCTGGcacgccgcgagcgcgtcgccaagCAAGTTGGACTCGACAAGATCGCCGCCCAAGCTGAGCATCAAGATTACGGTGGTGACACTGGCGGCCACATTGATTCGGCGGCCGAAAAGAAGGCGGGCACACCGTTCCGCTCGGAAGTTTAAGCAAACAACGAACCGCGCCCAGCAGCTGTAATATCAAATGCCTTTGGAAGCCGAGAACAGAAGTGTTATCAGGAATTAATGCAGACAGAATGAACGATATTTCACAGCGCGCTGAGGGTTTGTCGAGTAAGGAGTGGATAAGGTCGGCCTCCGCCTCACACTTAGAACGCCGGCTTGCGCGGCCGGCTACGTACCTGTCCAGAAAATCCTTCATCTCGTCTGAATCCAGTCGTAACTCTGCTTCAGGAATATGTTGGCTCAATTTTTGAATGTCCTAGTGGCAAGAGCGACATTAGCTGTCCTACCATTCACACTTACCTGCTGACGTCGGTATACTGTATGTCTGCGTCGGTTGCAGTAGACTGACATGACGAGAAGTTTGAGAAGCCATGGAGCTAGACCAACAACCAGGTGTCCTATCTCTACGCCCGACTGCccgcccccccccccccaccaccccccaCCTCTCAACTAACGGGGATCGCCCTGCGGCAACCCGCGGACCTCCAGCCCGAATCTGGAGGCTCCAACTCCAACAAACACAACGGGTCGCGTGGCGAAATGGCATCGCGTCTGACTACGAAGAGCTGCGAGACAGCGTCAACGAGTACATCAGGAGATTGCGGGTTCGACCCCCGTCGTGACCTGTCCGGTGCAGCAGCACCGCACTGCTCTTTTGTGATATATCTGGACTGCACATTTATCAGCCGGCGAaccccccaccccgccGTGTTTGATTGAGTAACAAGGACAAAGAAAGAGTTGGCCATGATTTTGAGAGACAAGTAGATTACACAGATTGGAAGGAATGAAATGACTTGAAGAGGCCCTGTGGTAACCATTTCGGGTCCCGCCTCTTGGCCGTTGCATTTTGTGGCGTGTGTTTGTTTGTGTCGCATACCAACGATGCATCCGTGCTTCAGATCTGCGCCCGGTTCAACCTCCCTACAAGGCCTGCAATTAGTTGTACATTGCGTCCATGCGCCAAGACTTGTCTTCTCGACTGGCCCTCTGGCGTCATTGCGTCGGTTTGTACCTTTTCAGCCCGACTTGACGCTCCAATGCGTTGCAAGTCACAATGTTCAACCTAGTCCACGAACTGCAAGGTCGAGAGCTCCAGGAACTTGGCCAATGGTCGTTGAGTGTGTCGACTACCTCTTGAGTCGTATTCAAAAGTTTGGTCAAACGCAAGCCATTACCTGTCAACAGTGCGTTGATGATCCAGGCTCAGGCACGGCGCACAGTCAAGCTTGTCAAGGTGCTGGATCCCATCGCAACATGCGAAGAGGCCCCACTGAGCACCACAGTTCACCATGCGATGATAGTTGGGACCGTCGCGGCTCCGAGGCGCACAGCGTCTTCCGTTGTGGATGACGAAGCCTAATATTATTTTCCGCGGAATGCACGTCAGCCTaggccgtcgccgtctcgGCGGTCTGTCATTCTGCCCGAGGTCGGGCCCAGCACTGACGTCAGGCGGCATGGGACCGACGGCTAACGAAAGACCAGGCAGACCTTGCTCAGCATCCATTTTTTACACCATACAGTACCTACATACATTCTTATAACCAGCACATTTTTCAATGACTTGCCCAACATAGCCAACGCCATCATGAGTAGCACCACGCCGAGCACCGCGCGCACCGACTTTACCAACCACGATGACATGGACGAGTACCCCAATCGCCCGGCGCTagaggcggcgcgcaaACCGAAGTTGCCCTACATTCTTGACACCCGCCGCTTAGGCAGTCGCATCTGTACGCGGTTGCAATGGAATAGTATGCTGACGCAGTCTTCGGACCATATGTCTACTTTCCCCTCATCGCTGGACTCACgtggctcggcggcctgcTCGCTCTCATCGGGCTGTGGGCTGCAGCCGGCAAGCCTCGCTACCGACCAACACAAGGGAGTATCGTCTTTGTCAGCCACGTCGCAGGTGTGCACCGGACCCTGTTTATATGTATCACGTCCGTGGTTGCTGTGTACGTCGGATCAAGCAAGACCACGCTGACCACAGGTTCTGGTGGGCCACGCTCATTGCGGAACGGTGGCTCCGGCACACGAACCGCCTCCCAGCCGATATGAGGCTTCGTGAACGGATTCTTGGCTACTGCGCTATCGGGAGCGCCATCGTCGCTGGCCTCGGGCtgatcctcctcgccgtcttcGACTGCTACGACTACTCCCGGTTACACTGGTCCATGACCTGTATTTTCATCTTTTTCACGGCCCTCAGCGCCAGTTGCCAGACGGGCGAAGTGTGGTCATTGTATAAAGACCACCCGAACCGCATGTCGCTCCTTCGCTCTTCTATCTTTAagctcatcgtcgtctTGTCGGCCGTCCTTGGCGCAATTGCGTTTGCGATCCTCTACGGCGTCGTGAGTCTTCCTTGGCCCAGCCCAGCTCACCCTAGTGCCGAGGGAAGAGCCTAGCGCGTGGCTCACACAGCGCAAATACGTGCAACAATGTGACctctggcgcggcggcaaTGGAGTGGACGATCGCGTTCATCGTCGTTTTCTACTACCTCTCGCTCGTAGGCGACCTGTGGGGCAGCGGCAAGAGCTCTCCGCGCTACCTCCGCCGCGTGGCGCAGTGGGAGGCGAAGCGAGCGGGATTGGACCGATGGAACACTCGCGCagaggagctcaaggagcaaGCAATTGCGCGTAACCGCGGTGAGGAAGTGGTTGTGCAGACCGTGCCCACGACCGTGGCAGCGTCGGCCGTGTAACACCACATACAGACTTGTAACATACAAATACACATAGAACTCTCCTTAGACATGTAGACCAACGATCCTTGGCCTGGTACGTAGTGATGAATCAGTTGTCATTTCGCTACCTTAGGTTGCGCAAGGAGGCacgggaggaggacctcgaggaggaggggtaGGCGGGGGATGTGTTGACAAAGTCGGAGACTGGCTGTCCCGACGTGGACGCAAGGCgggggggttggggtcCGCTACAGGTCAGGGAGACGTTCCTTTTCCTTCTGGTGACGTCTTGCCTCTTTCTGGAGACATTGTTAGTTGAAGATCAGAGGTGAGAGCTAGACGTTGCGTTGGGCCGTCGCTGGGTTATATGACAGATGAAGGTGGCTCCGATATGACTGATAGCGgtcacctcgtcgccagccgGGGGCCGTGTCCGTCATCCGCTTCCTCATGACGAGAAGTAAAGACACAGAGCCACACATTTACCCAAGATATTGACATGCCTCGGACCTCGAGATGGAGTCTCGACAGGAGGCGCCCTGCATCCGCTGCTGCTCTGCAAGCCAAGTGCGGGAGGGCCTGGTCTTGGGAATCTCGTTGACGGGTATCGGCTTGGATCGCAGGAAGCCTGCGCTACCACTGGCCCAAGTGTGAGGGTGTTACCAAAGGTATGCGAGTTGGTCGAGCAGTGGGGCCCTCGGACCTGGATTCTGTCGATGGCACCACTCTGCTAATCGCTACCGACGGCCCCTCAGCGTGTATAGCGGCCACGATCTGTGGGACCACCTACGCGAATTGATCCAAGCAGGTTGGAAAACGACAACGAGGTATACAAAGAGAATGTCCTGGCCGTGGTGTAGTTGCCGTCAGTGGAGCAGTGCATCCAGCATTGCGTCTATCGCACAGTGTCGCATTGGCCGACAGACACAGTGAATGGTGTCAGTATCCCTCCGCTGCGGGCTGGTACCCTGTCAGACCATCAAGTCATACATCGTTTCGTGATAAATGGCAACTAGGCAAAGCCGCCCGTGGACCCGAACCCGCCGGCTCCACGCAGCGTcgcctcgaggtcatcaACCTGCCGCACAGGCGCCATGTGCACGCGTTCGAGAATAAACTGAGCCACACGGTCGCCCTTGGAGACGTTGAAGTCATCCCCGCTGTAATTGAAGAGAAggaccttgacctcgccgcgGTAATCGGCGTCCACGACACCTGcaccgacgtcgatgcCGTGCTTGGATGCCAGACccgagcgcggcgcgatgCGCCCGTACGTGCCGGCCGGCacagcgacggcgatgcCGGTGCTGATGAGGGCCTTGCCGCGGGCAGGGACAGTGATGCCGTCCGCAGCGTACAAGTCATGACCAGCCGAGAACGGAGAGCCGCGAGTGGGGAGAGTTGCTCCCTCGTTCAGGAGCTTgatgaggagctcgtcagTGGCGTTCGGCGCGCCGTTAGGGGGAGAGCTCGACGCTGCACCGGAGTCAGGCTTGGCAGCCAAGCCGGCCGCGCCCAGCGCCGCACCACCAGCAACGGCGGATGCAACGCCAAGTGCCGCCTTCggcgcggcctcgtcctcgctgctGTCCGGCTgctcgatctcgaggtcgcggcTCTTGACCTCGGGCTCGTTCTTGGGCTCTTCCTTCAGCGGCGGGGTCACGGCCTTGGGAGGCGTCACAGCCTTGGGCGCCGGCTTGGGTTCCTCCTTAGGCTCGGACTTGACCTCCTCTCGCAACTTTGACTGCTGCTTCTCGGGCTTGGGCGAAGAGGGTCTAggcgtgctcggcgcggtTGGCTTGGGCGTCGCGAGTGGCAGCTTGTTGGCGCTAGTAGCGCgcgtctcgaggtcgacaacATTGGGGCGGGCATCCTTGCCAGCGAACCACTCGTCAGCCTTGAGCGCCGGCTCTGCACTGTTGGCGGGCGGGAAGATGTCACTCTGGAACCCCTCGGCCTTACGAGGCACGATGAACGAGAGAGGCGTGACATCGCGGCCCGAGAGCTTGAACGCGCGCGCAATCTCGTTCTGCGAgacgtcgagcgcacgGCGGGGCAGGAACCCGATGCCGCGCTGAGGGTCGCTAGTCTTGTACTCGTTGAGGAAGTGGAAGTGGTCTCCCTCAAACTCAAAGTAGCGGATGTTgccgtcgcccttgccggCCAGGAAGAGGACGTCGTTACCCTCGGCAAAGTAGGGGATGATTATACCAGAGGACGAGTCGAGGCTCTCG
Coding sequences within it:
- the CRN1 gene encoding uncharacterized protein (DUF1899), whose product is MSRFVRSSSYRHVYGQPSKVHYENVKISGSAWDTNMVTVGGKYIAVNWQVSGGGAFAIFPAFSPYALPEPSGFPTKLPDILPLARGHSGPVLDTAWSPFDDNLVVSGGEDGKIFIWKVDDSIFAGWGEDKWEPEDFAPVGKLNAGGRKVGQVEFNPTAANVLTSASGDHIVRVWDIEGSPDKPTISLTGHKDSVQSIAWNSVGTTLATTCRDRKLRVFDPRAGADAVRVAEGHGGIKGSRVVWLGDRDRLATTGFSRMSDRQLMLWETAGLTQLQTESLDSSSGIIIPYFAEGNDVLFLAGKGDGNIRYFEFEGDHFHFLNEYKTSDPQRGIGFLPRRALDVSQNEIARAFKLSGRDVTPLSFIVPRKAEGFQSDIFPPANSAEPALKADEWFAGKDARPNVVDLETRATSANKLPLATPKPTAPSTPRPSSPKPEKQQSKLREEVKSEPKEEPKPAPKAVTPPKAVTPPLKEEPKNEPEVKSRDLEIEQPDSSEDEAAPKAALGVASAVAGGAALGAAGLAAKPDSGAASSSPPNGAPNATDELLIKLLNEGATLPTRGSPFSAGHDLYAADGITVPARGKALISTGIAVAVPAGTYGRIAPRSGLASKHGIDVGAGVVDADYRGEVKVLLFNYSGDDFNVSKGDRVAQFILERVHMAPVRQVDDLEATLRGAGGFGSTGGFA
- a CDS encoding uncharacterized protein (Frag1/DRAM/Sfk1 family) is translated as MSSTTPSTARTDFTNHDDMDEYPNRPALEAARKPKLPYILDTRRLGSRIFFGPYVYFPLIAGLTWLGGLLALIGLWAAAGKPRYRPTQGSIVFVSHVAGVHRTLFICITFWWATLIAERWLRHTNRLPADMRLRERILGYCAIGSAIVAGLGLILLAVFDCYDYSRLHWSMTCIFIFFTALSASCQTGEVWSLYKDHPNRMSLLRSSIFKLIVVLSAVLGAIAFAILYGVCRGKSLARGSHSANTCNNVTSGAAAMEWTIAFIVVFYYLSLVGDLWGSGKSSPRYLRRVAQWEAKRAGLDRWNTRAEELKEQAIARNRGEEVVVQTVPTTVAASAV
- a CDS encoding uncharacterized protein (Belongs to the major facilitator superfamily. Sugar transporter (TC 2.A.1.1) family), with amino-acid sequence MAGRKSLRDSISGPTFSTANQRRRSSNISTVRAAAIGDLDLANEGETGFKGLIHNPRSLGLALFASLGGVLYGYVPQIDADYQNQGVFGQVQVMANFKARYSWILGDDVTNKTLKGFVTAILELGAFVGSLMGGPLADIYSRKYSISGWCIVFMLGTSLQVGANYQIACIYAGRWFAGMAVGALSMLVPMFNAELAPPGIRGSLVALQQLAITFGIMISYWIGYGTSTAAWRVPLALQLVPAIILCIGAVFIPFSPRWLMLRGREEECLDTLARLRKRPRDDPLVQYEYRSLQAERLVEREAAKERYGIDTVNFRVSLLEYKRLLTTKSLLHRLFLGATAQALQQWTGINAIIYYAPTIFAQLGLTGNTIGLLATGLVGVVNFIFTFPAVMFVDSIGRKPMLIWGEINMAISHAVIAAIVASFGPSFSNKKAGNAAVFMIFWYIINFAVTWGPLAWVVSAEVFPLDMRAKGMSFSSGTNWIMNFTVAMVTPVMIENIGYKTYIVFMCFCIVGLLYAIFLLPELKGLTLEEVDHIFHDTSGAEDLARRERVAKQVGLDKIAAQAEHQDYGGDTGGHIDSAAEKKAGTPFRSEV